In a genomic window of Magnolia sinica isolate HGM2019 chromosome 14, MsV1, whole genome shotgun sequence:
- the LOC131226273 gene encoding S-adenosylmethionine synthase 5 translates to METFLFTSESVNEGHPDKLCDQISDAVLDACLAQDSDSKVACETCTKTNMVMVFGEITTKANVDYEKIVRDTCRAIGFVSDDVGLDADNCKVLVNIEQQSPDIAQGVHGHLTKRPEEIGAGDQGHMFGYATDETPELMPLSHVLATKLGARLTEVRKNGTCAWLRPDGKTQVTVEYHNENGAMIPIRVHTILISTQHDETVTNDEIAADLKEHVIKPVVPEKYLDEKTIFHLNPSGRFVIGGPHGDAGLTGRKIIIDTYGGWGAHGGGAFSGKDPTKVDRSGAYIVRQAAKSIVASGLARRCIVQVSYAIGVPEPLSVFVDSYGTGKIPDKEILKIVKENFDFRPGMIAINLDLKRGSNGRFQKTAAYGHFGRDDADFTWEVVKPLKWDKATA, encoded by the coding sequence ATGGAGACCTTCCTATTCACCTCCGAGTCAGTGAACGAAGGCCACCCCGACAAGCTCTGCGACCAGATCTCCGATGCAGTGCTCGACGCCTGCCTTGCCCAGGACTCCGACAGCAAGGTCGCTTGCGAGACCTGCACCAAGACCAACATGGTCATGGTCTTTGGTGAGATCACCACCAAGGCCAACGTAGACTATGAGAAGATAGTCCGCGACACCTGCCGTGCCATTGGTTTCGTCTCCGACGACGTTGGCCTCGATGCTGATAATTGCAAGGTCCTTGTCAACATTGAGCAGCAGAGCCCTGACATTGCCCAGGGTGTCCATGGTCATCTCACCAAGCGCCCTGAGGAGATTGGTGCTGGTGATCAGGGCCACATGTTCGGCTATGCCACCGATGAGACCCCTGAGCTGATGCCTCTCAGCCACGTCCTTGCCACCAAGCTCGGCGCCCGTCTCACTGAAGTCCGCAAGAACGGCACCTGCGCATGGCTGCGGCCCGATGGGAAGACCCAAGTCACTGTCGAGTACCACAACGAAAATGGTGCCATGATCCCCATCCGTGTCCACACCATCCTCATCTCCACCCAGCACGACGAGACTGTCACCAACGACGAGATTGCCGCTGACCTCAAGGAGCATGTCATCAAGCCCGTCGTCCCGGAGAAGTACCTTGATGAGAAGaccatcttccatctcaaccccTCAGGCCGGTTTGTCATTGGTGGCCCACACGGCGATGCTGGCCTCACTGGCCGCAAGATCATCATTGACACTTATGGTGGGTGGGGCGCACACGGAGGTGGTGCCTTCTCAGGCAAGGACCCCACCAAGGTGGACAGGAGCGGTGCCTACATTGTAAGGCAGGCGGCCAAGAGCATTGTAGCCAGTGGGCTTGCCCGCAGGTGCATTGTGCAGGTGTCCTATGCCATCGGAGTTCCGGAGCCATTGTCAGTGTTCGTGGACAGCTACGGCACTGGCAAGATCCCAGACAAGGAgattttgaagattgtgaaggagAACTTCGATTTCAGGCCTGGCATGATCGCCATCAACCTGGATCTGAAGAGGGGTAGCAATGGGAGGTTTCAGAAGACGGCTGCCTATGGCCACTTTGGAAGGGACGATGCAGATTTCACCTGGGAGGTTGTAAAGCCATTGAAGTGGGACAAGGCCACTGCTTAA